One Halobacterium wangiae genomic window, CCCGAACTTGTCGCCGAAGCTGACATGGTCCAACGCATACTCGTTACTTGCGCTGACCCTGAACGACGCGTTCGCCGGGAGAGTGACCCCGCCAGTGTTCCTGATTTCGAACGCGTGGCCGTCCTCGACGATCGACAGCGAGAGCTGTGGGACGTCGCCGATCCACGACGGCGGGCCGGACCAGTCGATACCCGTTTCCAGTGTGATCGAGGAGTTGACGCGTCTGGTGGTGTCGTCGCGGTCCTGAACGAAGGACTTCTCGGTGTTGTAGACGACGCCGTCGGGCGTGACGAGCGCGGTTCCCTCGTAGGAGGTTAGGGACGTGCCCCAAGAGGTTGGCGAGGGCTCGTCGGCGGTGAGTTGAACGAACGTCCGACCGCCGCGCTCGACGGTGCCGTTGACGCTGTAGTTCCCACTTATGAAGGCGTTCTCGAGGGCGTGCTGTGGGCCGAACGTGTCGTCACGCGTCCAGGCTCTGGCGATGGCGGTGTCATTCTGCAGGACTTGGTACCCCGTTCTGTTGGGGATGGTCACCCGGGAGTAGCCGTGCGAGCCCGTCGAGTAGAACTGCTCCGCGGTTCGTATTCCGTCGGTCGTCCGGTTGAACGTGCTGTAGTACGGCGTTGGGCTCGCACCGCGCGCGTAGGTGCGGACGTAGGTATCGTTCGAAACCTCCCACTGTTGGGTGAACACCATCGGTTCGTTCGCCGTCGCCTCGAAGTGCGCGTCGGCGAGGGCCGAGGCGTTCGTGAGTGTACCGTTGTCTGCGACGCCCGGCGGGTACTGCTCGACGGAGGCATTCGGTGACCAGGTACTGGTCGGGGTGGTCGTGTCGCTCGTGGTCGTGTCGCTCGTGGTCGTGTCGCTCGTGGTGGTGTCGGTGCTGGTGGGGGGTGTCCCGGTGGTACAGCCGGCGGTGACGAGGAGGAGGGCGACGCAGACGGCGAGTGCCGCGCGTCGTGTCGGGGGCTTCATGGGATGAACCAATAATGTGGTGGTGTAAAAACAACGTGGTCGATGGACCGCTTTCGACACATTGTCTCTTGGTCCTCTACGGCTGTGGTGGGACTTTCGACGAGGGGCGACAGATTGCTTTCCTGTACGACGCGGATGCTGGACTGCTCACGCGGTGGTGTTTTCGACTCTCCTGCCCGTTCGTTTGGTGTAGTATCTGTACTTAGCAATCTAGCGGAATGTCGGAGAATCACCGATTAGTCGACAGCGCCCTTTCCCGAAACGACCAGTAACAAAATTGCATACCTAGCGGTGCGATTCGATTTTGATGATTGGGTTACCGTTTTTGTCAGCAATGATCGTCGCGGTCGTCGTATCCGCTTCAAACTGGAGGGTCATCTTGAGATTGTGGTCTTGGAAGAGGGCGTCGAGTGCGTCAGTGTTAATATCGTCACTGATGCGCCATTCCTGATCGATTATCTCCTCGTCGTGAGCCGCTGCAATCGCCGATACGACCGCTACGCTTAACGTGT contains:
- a CDS encoding HalOD1 output domain-containing protein, which gives rise to MGHTEEFYYEPEAGDTLSVAVVSAIAAAHDEEIIDQEWRISDDINTDALDALFQDHNLKMTLQFEADTTTATIIADKNGNPIIKIESHR
- a CDS encoding DUF7537 family lipoprotein, which gives rise to MKPPTRRAALAVCVALLLVTAGCTTGTPPTSTDTTTSDTTTSDTTTSDTTTPTSTWSPNASVEQYPPGVADNGTLTNASALADAHFEATANEPMVFTQQWEVSNDTYVRTYARGASPTPYYSTFNRTTDGIRTAEQFYSTGSHGYSRVTIPNRTGYQVLQNDTAIARAWTRDDTFGPQHALENAFISGNYSVNGTVERGGRTFVQLTADEPSPTSWGTSLTSYEGTALVTPDGVVYNTEKSFVQDRDDTTRRVNSSITLETGIDWSGPPSWIGDVPQLSLSIVEDGHAFEIRNTGGVTLPANASFRVSASNEYALDHVSFGDKFGTVTTDAPLEPGDAVYVTASVDENSKSVTLHDDPTRGEYTFVTASVAGTHEPFFYWLVTSDESRERARETTAGGN